In the Streptomyces fradiae ATCC 10745 = DSM 40063 genome, TGTCGAGGATGTTGGTGCCGGCCTTCAGCGTCTTGAGGAAGGCGGCCTCCTCGGCGAGGGCGACCGTCTCGACGCGCTTGCGGTCGGTCTCCAGCTCCGGGTACTGCTCGCCCATGGTGCGGATGACCGTGTCGACGAGCTGCCCGACGACCGGGCCGGTGGCGCCGAGGAGGCGCATGTTGCGGATGGCGCGGCGCATGATGCGGCGCAGGACGTAGCCGCGGCCCTCGTTGCCGGGGGTGACGCCGTCGCCGATCAGCATCACGGAGGTGCGCATGTGGTCGGCGACCACGCGCAGGGAGACGTCGCTCTCCTGGGCCTGGCCGTAGCGGACACCGGTGAGCTCGGTGGCCTTGTCGATGACGACCTTGAGGGTGTCCGTCTCGTACATGTTCTGGACGCCCTGGAGGATCATCGCCAGGCGCTCCAGGCCGAGGCCGGTGTCGATGTTCTTGCTCGGCAGGTCGCCGAGGATCTCGAAGTCCTCCTTCGAGGTGCCCTCGCCGCGCTCGTACTGCATGAAGACGAGGTTCCAGATCTCCACGTACCGCTCGTCGTTGACGGCGGGGCCGCCCTCGGCGCCGAACTCGGGGCCGCGGTCGTAGTTGATCTCGGAGCAGGGCCCGCAGGGGCCGGGGACGCCCATGGACCAGAAGTTGTCCTTCTTGCCCAGGCGCTGGATGCGCTCGGCGGGGACTCCCACGACGTCGCGCCAGATCTTCTCGGCCTCGTCGTCGTCCTGGTAGACGGTGATCCAGAGCTTCTCGGGCTCCAGGCCGTAGCCGCCGTGCTCGACCGGGGTGGTGAGCAGCTCCCAGGCGAGCTTGATGGCGCCTTCCTTGAAGTAGTCGCCGAAGGAGAAGTTGCCGCACATCTGGAAGAACGTGCCGTGGCGGGTGGTCTTGCCGACCTCCTCGATGTCCGGCGTGCGCACGCACTTCTGGACGCTGGAGGCACGCGTGTAGGGCGGCTTCTCCTCGCCGAGGAAGAAGGGCTTGAAGGGCACCATGCCGGCGTTGACCAGGAGGAGAGTCGGGTCGTCCGCGATGAGCGACGCCGAAGGGACGACGGTGTGCCCGCGCTCCTCGAAGAAGCTCAGCCAGCGGCGGCGGATTTCAGCCGACTCCATCAGTGGTCCTCATTCCGGTTGTACGGGTGGGTGGGGTACGGGTGCGGGTGGGCGCGGTGCGCGGGGGCGGGGCCGCCCGGTCCGAGCGCCGTGCGCCGGGGTGCGGGAAGGGCCGGGTCGACCGGTGCCTCCAGCCCCAGCGCCTCCTCCAGCTCGGCCTCGCGCTGGAGCATTCCCGCGCGGACGTCGAGGGCGAACTCCTTGAGCCGGTGGCCCGTCTCGACCGCCTTGTCGGCGGCCTGCGCGGCGAGGCTCTCGGGGGTGAGCTGCTTGAGCTTGCGGTTGACCTTGGTGGTGGCCCACACGCCGGCTGCCGCGCCGGCGGTGAACCAGAATGCCCGGCGGAACATGTGTCGCGTCAGCCTTTCCGGTTCCGGCCGCCGCGCGCCCTGGGGACCGTGCGGCCGACGATGACGGTGCGCCGCGGCCCCTGCCGCTCGGCGGGCCGGTCGGTCTTGTCGCGGGTCAGCGCGCGGCGTACGCCGTAGCCGAAGGCCGCGACCTTGACGAGGGGGCCTCCGAAGGTGGAGGCGACGGTGGTGGAGAGCGCGGACGCGTTGGAGGTGACCTCCTGGACGTCCGAGGCGATGGCGTCGACCCGGTCGAGCTGGGTCTGCGCGGAGCGCACGGTCGCGGAGGCGTCGGCCAGCAGCGGGACGGCCTGCTCGGTCACCTCCGCCACGAGCCGGGTGGTCGCCCTGAGCGTCTGGGCAAGCCTCACCAGCACCACGGCCAGGAAGGACACCAGGATCGCCCAGAAGACGGCCACCAGGATCCCGGCAACCTCTCCACCGGTCACTGCGCACCGCTCTCTGTTCGTCGTAGTCCGCCGGTCTCTCGCACCTGCGAAGTCGTCCTCCGAGCCTATCGCGCCCGTGGTGGCTCCCCGAACGGGTTTCGCCCACCGCGGGAGCCGGTCCCGGAGCCTGCCCGGGAGCCGATCCCGGGGCCGGTGCCGAAGCCGGTGCCGAAGCCGGTCCCGGGACGCGGAAGCCCGCCGGCTCCGCCACCGCGTGGGGTGGGGAGGCGGCGGGCTCGAGAACCGCTGCGGTGCTGTCCGTACCGCGCCCGGATCAGCGGGCGTAGTACTCGACGACGAGCTGCTCGTCGCAGATGACCGGGATCTCCTTGCGGTTCGGCTCGCGGTCGAGGCGGAAGGCCAGGGCCTTCAGGTTGACCTGCAGGTAGCGCGGGATCTCGCCGTCGGGGGCGAAGCCGCCCTCGCGGGCCACCTGGAACAGGGCCTTGGCGCGGGAGCGCTCGCGGACCATCACGACGTCGTCGGGGCGGACGCGGAAGGACGGCTTGTCGACCTTCTGGCCGTTGACCTCGATGTGGCCGTGGACGACCATCTGACGGGCCTGGTAGATGGTGCGGGCGATGCCCGAACGCAGGACCAGGGCGTCGAGGCGGCGCTCGAGCTCGACGACCAGCGCCTCACCCGTCTTGCCCTCGGCCTTCTTGGCGCGGTCGTAGGCGCGGGCCATCTGGCGCTCGCTGATGTCGTACTGGGCGCGCAGACGCTGCTTCTCGAGCAGACGGACCTTGTAGTCCGAGTTCTGCTTGCGGCCACGGCCGTGCTCGCCCGGCGGGTAGGGGCGGGCCTCGAAGTACTTGACGGCCTTCGGCGTCAGCGCGATGCCGAGCGCACGGGACTTCTTGACCTTGGGACGCGACTGGTTAGGCACGTTCTCCAGACCTCCGAAATAGGTTAGGTTAGGCTCACCTTACTCAAGGAGATCGCATGTCTCGCCCTGGGAACACCACGCGCATCACAGACAGCAGCACAGAGAACGACGCCTCTCAACAGGGCGTCGATGTGACGGAGGTCCGATCAGCTCATGGTCAGCCGCGTCCCAGCGGACTTGAAACCGCCCGGATGCCGTCAGCAGCCGAGCGCACACGAACTCTCGTACAGGGTACATGCTCCGCGGCACTGCTGATCCCCGGAGCCGCCGCGGCCCATCCCGGGCACCTCGCCCCCGACCTGCGGGTCATCGGCCCCGACGGCGAGATCCTGCTCCTCTACCCCTCCGGCTCCCCCGCCGTGCGCGCCGCCGCCCCCGCCCGCGGCGACGAGCTCCGGGCCGTCCTGGAGCTCACCGACGTGGCCCCGGTCGCCGTGCCGCACCGCGTCCGGGGCCGCGCCTGGGTATCCGGCCGGCTCACCCTCTCCCCCGCCGCCGCCGAACCCGGCCGCGCCCTGCTCCGGCTGGAGGTCGGCGACCTCCACCTCGACGACCTGTGGGGCGCCGGGCCCGTCGACCCCGAGGACTTCGCGCGCGCCGAGCCGGACCCGCTGCGCGCCCACGAGGCCGAGCTGCTCCAGCACCTGGCCGCCGCCCACGACGACCGGATGCTCGCCCTCGCCGCGCTGCTCGGCCACCGCGCCGGGACGGGTCCCGCCGCCGTGCGCCGGGTGACGCCGCTGGCCCTGGACCGCTTCGGGCTCCGCGTGCGCTGCCGGGACGCCGAGGGCCGTACGTTCGACGCGCGCTTCGACTTCCCCGCGCCCGTACGCCACGTGCACGGGCTGCGGCGCGCCCTGCACGCCCTCTTCGAGGCGGCCGGCGAGGCCCCCTAGGAGGGCTGCCGCGGGGTGTCGCCGCCGCGCAGCCGCTCCCGCACCTTCTCCACCACGTCGGCGTACCGCGCCTCCGCGCCGTAGCGGGTCGGCTGGTAGTAGCGCCTGCCCCGCACGGCGTCCGGGGCGTACTGCTGGGCGGCGATCGCGCCGGGCACGTCGTGCGGGTAGACGTACCCCCGCGCGTGGCCCAGGTCGGCCGCGCCCTTGTAGTGCCCGTCGCGCAGGTGCGGCGGCACCGGTCCGGCCAGCCCCGCCCGCACGTCCGCCTGGGCGGCCTGGATGGCCAGCGTCGCCGCGTTCGACTTGGGGGCCAGGGCCAGGGCGATCACGGCGTGGCCGAGGGTCAGCGCCGCCTCGGGGAAGCCGATCATCGCGACCGCCTGGGCCGCCGCGACCGCCGTGGGCAGCGCCGTCGGGTCCGCGAGCCCGATGTCCTCGCTCGCGGAGATCATCAGCCGCCGGGCGATGAACCGCGGGTCCTCCCCCGCCTCGATCATCCGGGCCAGGTAGTGCAGCGCCGCGTCCACGTCCGAGCCCCGGATGGACTTGATCAGCGCGCTCGCCACGTCGTAGTGCTGGTCGCCGTCCCGGTCGTACGTGACGGCCGCCCGGTCGACCGTCTCCTCCAGCGTCGCGAGGGTGATCTCCGGCTCGCCCTTCGCGAGGGCCGCCCCGGCCGCCGCCTCCAGCGCCGTGAGCGCCCGCCGGGCGTCGCCGCCGGCCACCCGCAGCAGATGCGCCTCGGCGTCGCCGGTGAGCGCGACCGCCCCGGCCAGCCCGCGCTCCTCGGTCAGCGCCCTGCGCAGCAGGCCGCGCAGGTCGTCGTCGGTGAGCGGCTCCAGCGTCAGCAGCAGGGAGCGGGAGAGCAGCGGGGAGATCACCGAGAAGTACGGGTTCTCCGTCGTCGCCGCGATGAGCGTGACCCAGCGGTTCTCCACGGCCGGCAGCAGCGAGTCCTGCTGCGCCTTGCTGAAGCGGTGGATCTCGTCCAGGAACAGGACGGTCTCCTTGCCGAAGCCGCCGGCGGCGCGGCGGGCGCCCTCGATGACCGCGCGCACCTCCTTGACCCCGGCCGTGATCGCGGACAGCTCCACGAACCGCTTGTTCGTCGCCTTCGAGACCACGTACGCCAGGGTCGTCTTGCCGATGCCGGGCGGGCCCCACAGGATCACCGACGACGCCCCGGCCGGGCCGCCGGCGCCGTCGCCGACCAGGCGGCGCAGCGGCGAACCGGGCTTCAGCAGATGCCGCTGGCCGACGACCTCGTCGAGCGTGCGCGGGCGCATCCGCACGGCGAGCGGGCTGCTCGCCGGGTCCTTCTCCTGGCGGTCTTCGGCTGCGGCGGTAAAGAGGTCGGGCTCCACGCCATGAAGCCTATGCCAGCCCGCTGACAGCGCCGCCGGGCCGCCGCGGCCCCCCGTCCGCCCGGCCCCGGCGCGGCGCGCCGGGCCCGGCGCAGGCGGGTGGTCCGGTCACCGGAACCAGAAGTCCCACCAGCGGGTCAGGATCAGCATGCCGATGATGCCGATGTGCACGACCGGCAGGACCCAGGTGAACTCGTCGAGGAAGCGCTTCAGGCCGTCGGGCCCGGGGAGCATCCCGGCGCGGACGTTGTGCGAGGTGACGTACCAGAACATGACGATCGTCGCGACCCAGGCGAGGCAGCACCACAGGCACAGGGCGTTGATCTCGTACAGGGACTGGACCATCAGCCAGGTGCAGAAGCCCACGCCGAACAGCGTGCCGGCGTTGAAGCCGAGCCAGTACCAGCGGCGGTAGCGTGCGCCGGCGAGCAGGCCGACGCCGATGAGTATCACCATGCCGTACGTCACGAGGCCGAGCATCGGGTTCGGGAAGCCGAACACCGTCGCCTGGTCGCTCTCCATGATGTTGCGGCACGCGACCACGGGGTTGAAGCTGCAGCCCGGGGTGAACGAGGGGTCCTCGAGGAGCTTGAACTTGTCGAGCGTGATGACCCACGCGGCGAGCAGCCCTGCGGCTCCGGTGACGATCAGCATCCAGGCGAAGGCCCGGCTCGCGCCGTGGGTGCGCGGGTCGGCGGACACGTCGTCAACTTCTGGGGTCGTCGTCATAGCGGCCATTCCGTGGATGGGTCTGCTGCGGTGGCGTGGTGGAACCGTGGTCATTGTGCAGGAGAGGAGCCCGTGCGCGCCGTTCGTTCGGCATAAGGAAGGACCTTCGACCCGCGGGACGGGGCCGGTTTCGGGCCAGGCGGCCCCGTGCGGCGCCCCGCCCGCGGCCGGGGCCCGCCCGCCGGACGGCTCCCGGCCGCACGTGAGGGGCGGGGCGTCCGCCGCGGCGGGCCCCGCCCCTCACCGGGAGCGCGGGGATCAGGCCAGTCTGGCCCGGAGGGTGCTCACCACCGCGTCGAGCGCGACGGGGACCTGCTCGCCGGACTCCATGTCCTTGAGCTGGGCGGTGCCCTCCGCGAGGTCCCGCTCCCCCGCGACGAGCGCGAAGCGGGCGCCGGAGCGGTTGGCGTTCTTCATCGCGCCCTTCAGCCCCTTGCCGCCGAAGGAGAAGTCGGCCGCCACGCCCGCGCGGCGCAGCTCGGTGACGACGCCGAACAGCACGCGCCGCGCCTCCTCGCCGAGCGGCACGGCGTACACGCTGGTCGCGGCCGGGATGTCCAGGGTGACGCCCTCGGCCTGGAGCGCCAGGACCGTGCGGTCCACGCCGAGCGCCCAGCCGACGGACGGCAGCGCGGGGCCGCCGATCATCTCGGACAGGCCGTCGTAGCGCCCGCCGCCGCCCACCGCGGACTGCGAGCCCAGGCCGCCGTGGACGAACTCGAAGGTGGTGCGGGTGTAGTAGTCCAGGCCGCGCACGAGCTTCGGGTCGTCCTCGAAGGCGACCCCGGCGGCCGTGATCAGCTCGCGGACCTCCTCGTGGTACGCCTTGCACGCGTCGCACAGGTGGTCGCGCAGCAGCGGGGCGTCGGCGAGCTGCCGCTGGACCGCCTCCCGCTTGTCGTCCAGGACGCGCAGCGGGTTGATCTCGGCCCGGCGCAGGGTGTCCTCGTCCAGGTCGAGGCCGCGCAGGAAGTCCTGGAGCGCGGCCCGGTAGACGGGGCGGCACTCCTTGTCGCCGAGGCTGTTCAGCAGGATGCGGAAGTTGCGCAGGCCCAGCGAGCGGTACGCCTGGTCGGCCAGGATGATCAGCTCGGCGTCGAGCGCCGGGTCCTCGGCGCCGATCGCCTCGGCGCCCACCTGGGAGAAGT is a window encoding:
- a CDS encoding DUF2470 domain-containing protein, with product MPSAAERTRTLVQGTCSAALLIPGAAAAHPGHLAPDLRVIGPDGEILLLYPSGSPAVRAAAPARGDELRAVLELTDVAPVAVPHRVRGRAWVSGRLTLSPAAAEPGRALLRLEVGDLHLDDLWGAGPVDPEDFARAEPDPLRAHEAELLQHLAAAHDDRMLALAALLGHRAGTGPAAVRRVTPLALDRFGLRVRCRDAEGRTFDARFDFPAPVRHVHGLRRALHALFEAAGEAP
- a CDS encoding DUF948 domain-containing protein codes for the protein MTGGEVAGILVAVFWAILVSFLAVVLVRLAQTLRATTRLVAEVTEQAVPLLADASATVRSAQTQLDRVDAIASDVQEVTSNASALSTTVASTFGGPLVKVAAFGYGVRRALTRDKTDRPAERQGPRRTVIVGRTVPRARGGRNRKG
- a CDS encoding DUF6167 family protein encodes the protein MFRRAFWFTAGAAAGVWATTKVNRKLKQLTPESLAAQAADKAVETGHRLKEFALDVRAGMLQREAELEEALGLEAPVDPALPAPRRTALGPGGPAPAHRAHPHPYPTHPYNRNEDH
- a CDS encoding vitamin K epoxide reductase family protein, with the protein product MAAMTTTPEVDDVSADPRTHGASRAFAWMLIVTGAAGLLAAWVITLDKFKLLEDPSFTPGCSFNPVVACRNIMESDQATVFGFPNPMLGLVTYGMVILIGVGLLAGARYRRWYWLGFNAGTLFGVGFCTWLMVQSLYEINALCLWCCLAWVATIVMFWYVTSHNVRAGMLPGPDGLKRFLDEFTWVLPVVHIGIIGMLILTRWWDFWFR
- a CDS encoding replication-associated recombination protein A; translated protein: MEPDLFTAAAEDRQEKDPASSPLAVRMRPRTLDEVVGQRHLLKPGSPLRRLVGDGAGGPAGASSVILWGPPGIGKTTLAYVVSKATNKRFVELSAITAGVKEVRAVIEGARRAAGGFGKETVLFLDEIHRFSKAQQDSLLPAVENRWVTLIAATTENPYFSVISPLLSRSLLLTLEPLTDDDLRGLLRRALTEERGLAGAVALTGDAEAHLLRVAGGDARRALTALEAAAGAALAKGEPEITLATLEETVDRAAVTYDRDGDQHYDVASALIKSIRGSDVDAALHYLARMIEAGEDPRFIARRLMISASEDIGLADPTALPTAVAAAQAVAMIGFPEAALTLGHAVIALALAPKSNAATLAIQAAQADVRAGLAGPVPPHLRDGHYKGAADLGHARGYVYPHDVPGAIAAQQYAPDAVRGRRYYQPTRYGAEARYADVVEKVRERLRGGDTPRQPS
- the hisS gene encoding histidine--tRNA ligase yields the protein MSTFQAPKGTYDLLPPDSATYLAVREAIAAPLRNSGYGYIETPGFEDVELFARGVGESTDIVTKEMYAFETKGGDRLALRPEGTASVLRAALEANLHKAGNLPVKLWYSGSYYRYERPQKGRYRHFSQVGAEAIGAEDPALDAELIILADQAYRSLGLRNFRILLNSLGDKECRPVYRAALQDFLRGLDLDEDTLRRAEINPLRVLDDKREAVQRQLADAPLLRDHLCDACKAYHEEVRELITAAGVAFEDDPKLVRGLDYYTRTTFEFVHGGLGSQSAVGGGGRYDGLSEMIGGPALPSVGWALGVDRTVLALQAEGVTLDIPAATSVYAVPLGEEARRVLFGVVTELRRAGVAADFSFGGKGLKGAMKNANRSGARFALVAGERDLAEGTAQLKDMESGEQVPVALDAVVSTLRARLA
- the rpsD gene encoding 30S ribosomal protein S4 codes for the protein MPNQSRPKVKKSRALGIALTPKAVKYFEARPYPPGEHGRGRKQNSDYKVRLLEKQRLRAQYDISERQMARAYDRAKKAEGKTGEALVVELERRLDALVLRSGIARTIYQARQMVVHGHIEVNGQKVDKPSFRVRPDDVVMVRERSRAKALFQVAREGGFAPDGEIPRYLQVNLKALAFRLDREPNRKEIPVICDEQLVVEYYAR